Sequence from the Gammaproteobacteria bacterium genome:
CGATGTACGTAGTGCGGGTCTGAAGCTGGGGCTGGTAGACGTGAAAATCTGTGCGGTCGATGACACCTGGTCGGCGCTGAAATTTGTTTACCGGGTAAAAGACCGATGAGCACAGCAGAGGACGTGCTGGAATTCTGGCTGGGCGACACGCGCCGGGATATCGACAGCATTCCACAGCGGATGGAGTTCTGGTTTGCATCCGGCGCACAGCAGGACCAGCCGATTCGCGATCAATTCGGTGATGATGTAGTTGCGGCACGTGATGGCAGGCTGGACGACTGGGCAGAAGCGCCAGAGGGCTGCCTGGGGCTGATTATTCTGCTCGACCAGTTCACGCGCAACATTTACCGCGGCGCTGCCGAAGCATTCGCCAGCGATAACAGGAGCCTGAGCCTGAGTCAGGCAGGTATTGTAGCTGGTCACGACGGCCGGCTTGGGCCGGTTGAAAAAGTGTTCTTCTACATGCCAATGCAGCACGCTGAATCACTCGCTGTGCAGATGCAGTCGGTTTCTCTTTACGAGGCGCTGGCAGACAGCGTGCCAGAGTCATCACGTGAGTTTTTTGATGGCGGTTTCGCGCACCATGCGCGCCTGCATCGCGACATCATCGCGCGCTTCGGCCGCTTCCCGCATCGTAATGCCATTCTCGGCCGCGAATCCACCGCGGAGGAAGCAGAGTACCTGGCCGGCGATGCACCCACGTTTGGCCAGAAGCAAACGTAGACTCGCCCGCAATATGCCGCACGACGCCTCGTACCTGCAGGAGCGGCTTCAGCCGCGAACAAACCCCGCACGATGTCATCCGTGCGTGTAGGAGCGGCTTTAGCCGCGAACTATTCCGCGAGGTGCCGCGCTCCTGCGGCTGGGTGTTTTCCCCGATAGCCTGTCGTGCAGGATCACCCGATACTGCGCGGCTACCAGGTGATGTGAGCGGCATCTGACCGCAATTGAACCCCGCACACGCCTGTCTGTTTCGGCCGCTCGATCATCTGGCCGAATCTCGAACCGCTGATCCGGGCATG
This genomic interval carries:
- a CDS encoding DUF924 domain-containing protein, coding for MSTAEDVLEFWLGDTRRDIDSIPQRMEFWFASGAQQDQPIRDQFGDDVVAARDGRLDDWAEAPEGCLGLIILLDQFTRNIYRGAAEAFASDNRSLSLSQAGIVAGHDGRLGPVEKVFFYMPMQHAESLAVQMQSVSLYEALADSVPESSREFFDGGFAHHARLHRDIIARFGRFPHRNAILGRESTAEEAEYLAGDAPTFGQKQT